The following are encoded in a window of Etheostoma cragini isolate CJK2018 chromosome 7, CSU_Ecrag_1.0, whole genome shotgun sequence genomic DNA:
- the LOC117947348 gene encoding transcription factor HES-5-like, whose protein sequence is MAPCPTGYTSIHHIRISEKDNTKMRKPAVEKMRRDRINSCIEQLKIILEKEFHKKEPNSKLEKADILEMTVSFLRQQLQPGLCQSDYNQGYSHCWRDSVHFLSAGSNAEASVTSLQVLQQQEQQLHQTQRASSSSPVCSPLRPTMLQDSSSRGPVWRPW, encoded by the exons ATGGCTCCCTGCCCCACCGGCTACACCTCTATTCACCACATCAGGATCTCTGAGAAAGACAACACCAAA ATGAGAAAACCTGCTGTGGAGAAAATGCGCAGAGATCGCATTAACAGCTGCATTGAACAACTCAAGATCATTCTGGAGAAGGAGTTCCACAAGAAGGAGCCCAACTCCAAGCTGGAGAAAGCCGACATCCTGGAGATGACTGTGAGCTTCCTgaggcagcagctgcagccaggCCTCTGTCAGAGCGACTACAACCAGGGCTACTCTCACTGCTGGAGGGACTCGGTGCACTTCCTGTCTGCTGGATCCAACGCAGAGGCCTCTGTCACGTCTCTGCAGGTCctccagcagcaggagcagcagctaCATCAGACCCAGAGAGCCAGCAGCTCCTCCCCGGTCTGCTCACCCCTCAGGCCCACCATGCTgcaggacagcagcagcagaggcccTGTATGGAGGCCTTGGTAG